The DNA region TGGGTGCCGCTGTTCGCGCCTTCGGGACGTTCGGGCTTTCGACGATCGAGCTTCACGCGACGTGGACCATCGGGACGAAGCGTACCGCCCCGAGGTCTTGTTTCGTCAGCATACCGTCCTTCTTCAGCCAGCGCTCGAGCCGCTGATCTTGCTCCTGCGAGCCGACCGGGACGATGACGAAGCCGCCGTCGGCGAGCTGATCGACGATCGCGCGCGGCAGCGTCTCCGGCGCCGCCGTCACCACCGCGCGATCGTAGGGCGCGCCCGCGGGCCAGCCGAGCCAGCCGTCGCCGTCGTGCACGTGCACGTTGTGACAGCCGATCTCCGCGAGGATCGTGCGCGCGCGTTGCGCGAGCTCCGGGATCACCTCGACGCTGTCGACGCGCGCCGCGAGCTTGCAGAGCACCGCCGCCTGGTAGCCGGAGCCGGTCCCGATCTCGAGCACGCGCTCCGTGCCGGTGAGCTCGAGCGCCTCGCTCATCATGCCGACGAGCGAGGGCTGCGAGATCGTGACGTCCCATCCGATCGAGAGCGGGTGATCCGCGTACGCGAGCTCGACCGAGTGCTCGGGGACGAAGCGGTGCCGTGGCACTTCGCGCATGACGTCGAGCACACGCGCATCCTGCACGACGCGCGCAACGATTTCGTCCACCAGGTATGCGCGCGCTTTCGCGGCGTCGGCCTCTCGGTCACGGAAGAACACAGCCATTCCTCGTCCCGTCCTCGAGCGGAGAACAGGCAAACACTATACCTTCTGCGCATGGATCGGCTCACGACGATGACGTACGAAACGACGGGTCCGGTGGCGCGCATCACGTTGAACCGGCCCGAGCGCGGCAACGGCATCACCCTCGAGATGCCGCGCGAGATGGCGGCGTGCGTCGAGCGCGCGAACCTCGATCCCGCCGTCCACGTCATCGCGCTCTCCGGCAACGGGAAGGGCTTCTGCGGCGGCTACGACCTCGTCGCGAGCGCGGAGAAGCTCGGGGCGGGGGCGGAGCTCGGCGCGGGCATGCCGCCCGGCTCGCCGCTCGACCCCGCCGTCATCGCGAAGAACCACGACCCGAGCGCGGTCTGGGACCCGGTCGTCGACTACCAGATGATGAGCCGCAACGTCCGCGGCTTCATGAGCCTGTTCCACTCCGACAAGCCGGTCGTGTGCAAAGTGCATGGGTTCTGCGTGGCGGGCGGGACCGACATGGCGCTCTGCTCGGACCTCCTCGTCATCGAGGACGAGGCGAAGATCGGCTACCCGCCGGCGCGGGTCTGGGGCGTGCCGACGACCGCGGTCTGGGCGTACCGGATCGGGATCGAGAAGACGAAGCGGCTCCTCTTCACCGGCGACTGCCTCACCGGCGCGCAGGCAGTCGAGTGGGGGCTCGCGACCGAGTGCGCGCCGCGCGACCTGCTCGACGAACGCTTCGAGACGCTCGTCGCCCGCGTCGCGAAGATGCCGGTGAACCAGCTCGTGATGATGAAGCTGCTCGTGAACCAGACCGTCGCGACGGCGGGCCTCCACGCGACGCAGATCCTCGGCACGATGTTCGACGGCGTCGCGCGCCACACACAAGAGGGCTACGCGTTCCAGCGTCGCGCCGCGGAGGCCGGCTTCAAGCAGGCCGTCCGCGAGCGCGACGAGCCTTACTCCTCGAGGTAAGAGGAGAGCTGGCGCGCGCTCGCCATCGTGCGGAGCTTCGCGAGCGCGGACTGCTCGATCTGGCGGATGCGCTCGCGCGTGAGGTGGAGCATCGCCCCGACCTCCTCGAGGGTGTGCTCGCGCGCGTGGTCGAGCCCGAAGCGGAGCGCGAGGATCTTGCGCTCGCGCTCCTCGAGGCGCGCGAGGAGGCCGCCGACCTCGCCGCCGAGCGCGTTCAGCGCGGCGGTCTGATCGGGCGCCGGCGCGTTCGACGGCACGAGGTCGACGAGGCGCGCCTCACCGTCTTCGCCGACCGGGATGTCGAGGCTCGACGGCTGCGGCGGGAGGGTGAGGATGTTCTCGATCCGATCGCGCCCGAGCTTGGTCGCGGTCGCGATCTCCTCGATCGTCGGCTCGCGATCGTGCTGCGCCGCGAAGGCGGAGCGGAGCTTGGCGATGCGGCGGCGATCGTCGGCGACGTGGACGGGGAGGCGCACGGTGCGATCGAGCAGCGCGCGCTGGAGCGACTGCTTGATCCACCACGCCGCGTAGGTGCTGAAGCGGAACCCGCGGCGATGGTCGAACTTCTCCGCCGCGCGGAGGAGCCCGATGTTGCCTTCTTGCACGAGGTCGAGGAGCGCGACGCCGCGACCGAGGTACTTGCGCGCGAAGAGGACGACGAGGCGGAGGTTGCCGGTGAGGAGGCGATCGCGCGCGTTCTCGAGCTGCGTCTCCGCGCGCTCGATCGCGAGGACCGCCTCCGCGTCTTCGGCGCTCTCCTCCGCCGCCGCGCGCACGCCGGCGACGAGGGCGAGGCGCACCTCGCTGTCGATGCGGAGGCGCGCGACCGTCGCCGCGGCCTCGGCCCGCTCCTTCGCGTGGACGGAGCGCGCCTTCTCGAGCGCGCCGGCGAGCTCGCCCTCGACCTTGACGAGGTCGAGGTTCGCTTCGTCGGGGTTGAGGAGGAGATCGCGCGCGGTCGCGCGGCCTGCGCGCATGTCGTCGCCGAGCGCGGCGAGCGCGCTCGCGCCGGCGGGAGCGGCGAAGAGCGACTCGTAGAGCGAGCGCTCCGCGTGCGCGATCTTCTCGCCGATCTCGGTCTCCTGCGCCGCGGTCAGCACCGACGTGCGCGCCATCTCCGCAAGGTAGAGGTCGTCGATGCCGGCGACGTCGCGCGGACTGACACGGCGCCCAGCTCGAGCGGGGCGTTTGTTCGCCTCGGCCGGCTTCGCCGCTCGCGGGACACGCGAACGTGAGCGACCACGCACGGGACGATTTCCCGTGCTACGAACAGAAGCACCTTTCGAAGTAGTCATGCTCTCCATGAGGACACCGGCCGTCTCGCGCGGTTGGTTGGAGCGCGAGGGGCTTACTCACCGTAAGCATCAACCGCGCCCTGTCTTCGCGTCGCGGCTCGAAATCGCGCAAGAGCTTCGCGGGCCGCACGTGGTCCGATGCTCCCCGCGGCGGCGAGGAGCCGGTGCCGCCGCGGGAAATCGCGCCTGAGCTTCGGTCGCGCTCGGCGCGGACAAACGCGCTAACCTGACGGCGTGAGCGATACCACCGAAGCTCGACCGGGCGCACCCCGTCCCGTTGCCGCCGGCTCTGCGCCGCGGCCGCCGGCGCCGAGCACCGCCCGCCTCGCGCCGCGCGCTCCCGCAAAGCCTGCCGCCCCCCCCGCCGCGTCGACGCCGCGCGCCCTCCCTCCCGACGACGGTGACTTCGACGAGCTCCGGTCGAGCGCCGTCATCCCCGCCGCGGAAGAGGCCAGGGATCTCCTCCCCGTTCCGCCCGCGCCGTCGACGCCGCCGGTGCCTCCGCCGATCCCGCGCGCGCAGTCGTCGGCGGACCTCCTCGACAAACCCCGCGCGCCGGCGCCGATGAAGTCTCTGTTCGGTGGGTCGGTCGCGCCGACGCCGACCGCGCCGCTCGTCGTCGAGCCGGTGACGCAGCCGATGGCTCCGCCCGCGTCCGTGCCGCCGGCCGCCGCGCCCGTCGCGCCCGTCGCGCCTGTCGTGCCGGAGCCGATCACGCTCTCGAACCAGGCGCACGATCAGCTGCAGCAGATCCTCCGCGGCGTGCTCGAGTCCACGCTCGCGCCGGTGCTCGCGAAGCAGCAGGAGCTCGAGGCGCGCCTCGAGGCGCTCTCACGCGCGCCGGTCTCGCGCCAGCCGTCGTCGGCCGCGCTGCCGGCGATGCGCTCGATGGCGCCGTCGATCGACATCACCGGCTCGCTCGCGCCGGCGGGCCCGCGCCCGTCGCTCGTGATGACGAGCTACGGACCGGTGAGCGTGCTCCCGGGCCCCGCGCCGCGCCCGGCGATCGAGACCGCGCTCGAGAACGTCGGGCCGATCGACGTGCCCGACTTCGCCGGCAAGCGGAAGTTCGCGGGTCGCATCATCATCGGCGTCCTCATCGCCGGCGTCTTCAGCGCGATCGTCGCGACGGTGCTCAGCTACTCCTGAGCGCGCGGTCCGCCTTCTCGGCCTCGTAGCAGCGCCTCGAGAGCGCGGAGAGCTCGCGCACGAGGTAGTCGCGGAAGGCGACGACGCGCTGGGGCACGTAGCGCACGGACGGATAGACAACGTGGAGGTCCGAGCCGCCGAGGCGGTAGTCGGGGAGCACGCGAACGAGCTTGCCCGACGCCTCCTCGCGCGCGCAGAGGAAGAGCGGGAGCAGCGCGATGCCGCCGGCGGCGAGGACGGCCTTCTTCATGAACGAGATGTCGTCGGCGGAGATCGATCCGCGCGGCTCCACCGCGTGCTCGTCGCCGTCGGGGCCGACGAGCTTCCACGTCATCGGCCCGCTGTCGGTCTGGAGGAGGACGCAGTCGTGCTGCGCGAGGTCCGCGAGCGAGGCCGGCGCGCCGCGTCGCGCGAGGTACTTCGCGGAGGCGTAGAGCCCGAGCTCGAGGCTGCCCACGCGCCGCGCGATGAGCGACTGATCGCGGAGCTTGCCCGCGCGCACCGCGAGGTCGAAGCCTTCGGCGACGAGGTCGACGACGCGGCTCCCGAGGCGGACCTCGACGTGCACGGTCGGGTGCTTCTTCACGAAGCGCGCCGCGATGCCGGCGACGGCCCACACCCCGAGATCGACCGGCGCGGTGATGCGCACGACGCCGCGGAGCTCGCGCTGCAGGTCCGACGCGGCGCTCTGTGCCTCGTCGATGTCGGCGAGCGCACGCGCGACGCGATCGTGGAACGCGGTGCCGGCGTCGGTGAGGTGGAGCTTCCGCGTCGTGCGATGGAGCAGGCGCACGCCGAGGTCCTGCTCGAGCTGCGCGACGCTGCGGCTCACCGAGGACTTCGGGAGCCCGAGCGCCTTTGCCGCAGCGGTGAAGCTGCCGTCTTGAACGACGCGAACGAAGGCCGTGACGTGATTCAGATCCAAGAGAGCTCCGAGTAGAGTGCCGATCGATCCCGATGACCACAGATTCCCTCCGCATCCTCGGCGTTTCTGGCAGCCTGCGAAAGGCCTCGTTCAACACCGCGCTCCTCCGCGCCGCGATCGCGATCGCGGTGGAGGAGAAGCTGCCGATCTCCTTCGAGATCGCGACGATCGGCGACCTCCCGCTCTACGACGAGGACGTCCGCGCGGCGGGGCTCCCCGCGCCGGTGCAGCGCTTCCGCGATCGGATCGCGGCGGCCGACGCGATCCTCTTCGTGTCGCCGGAGTACAACTTCTCGATCCCGGGCGTCCTCAAGAACGCGATCGACTGGGCGTCGCGTCCGCCGAGCCAGCCCTTCGCCGACAAGCCCTGCGCGGTGATGGGCGCGAGCGGCGGCATGAGCGGGACGATGCGGATGCAGTATCACCTCCGCCAGGTCGCGGTGTTCTTGAACATGCACATGCTCACCGGGAGCGAGGTCTTCGTGCGCAACGCGAAGACCGTGTTCAACGACGACCTGACGAAGCTCACCGACGAGCCGACGCGCCAGGCCGTCGCGAAGCTGCTCGGCGCGCTCGTCGCGTGGACGAAGCGCCTGCAGGCGAGCTAGAGACGGCGGAAGAAGGACCAGCTCGCCGCTGCGGCCTCGTCCCACACCCAGTGCGTCAGGTTGTGGATCGGACACCACGCGACCGGCGCGCCGGCCTTGCAGCTCTTGTACGCGGTGCACTCGGCGTAGCCCGTCGTCTCGACCTCGGTCTCGTTGCAGCCGTTCACGTGCGCCCAGTACTCGGCGGAGTAGCGGCCGCTGTCGAGGCCGACGCTGAAGTCGCGATCGCCGTGGAGCGCGATGATCGCGGTCGGCTGCTGGCCGGGGCACTTCGGCGCGCCGTTCGGCCACTTCTCTTCCTGGTTGTAGGGTGCGCCGCCGGCGCTCGAGGAGATGCCGCGGAAGACGCCGGCGTGCTGGCAGGCGAAGACGTTCACGAAGAAGCCGCCGCTCGAGTAGCCCGCGCCGAACACGCGCGCCTTGTCGATCGGGAGCGTCTTGGTGAGCTCGTCGACGAGGGCGAGCGTGAACGCGGCGTCGCGGTTGCCCTTCTTCGTCTCGAGGTCCCAGCCCGCGTTGATGCCGTCGGGGTAGGCGATGAACGCGTCGTTGCCGGTCGCGGTCTCCCACTTCCAGTCGCGGTGGAGGCTCGTCATCGAGCCGCCGTCGCCGTGGTAGACGAGGATGAGCGGGAGGCGCGCGTCGGGCGCGGGCGCGGGCGGCGCGACGAGGAGGTACTGCCGCGTCTTGTCCGCGACCTGGATCGACTTCGGCGTCACCGTCACTGCCGGCGGCGTCGCCGGCGGAGTCGCGCGCGTGAGCACGGCGCTCTCGCCGGTGAGGGGCGTGACCTTGATCGAGGCCTTCTGCTTGCGGTGACAGGCGACGAGGCTCAGCGCGACGACGAAGAGCCACCCGGTGCGGGTCATCGCCTCCGAGCGTATCAGCTCTTCGGCTGCGAGCGGATCGTGAGCCGGATGACGACGTCGTCGCGGATCAGGTCGTCCGCCTTGCCGGCGTAGACGAGGCCGAAGTCCTTGCGGTTGATCGCGAACTCCGCGTCGACGTCGGCGCTCGAGGCGGTGGTCCGGATCTTGGCGGGGAAGGTGATGCTCTTCGTCACGCCGTGGAACGTGAGGTTGCCCGTCACGGTGTGTGTGGCGCCCTTGTCGCCGCCTGGCGCGATCGACGTCGAGGCGAACGACGCCTTCGGGAATTTCTCGACGTCGAAGAAGTCGGGCGACTTGAGGTGCTTGATGAGGCCCTCCGGCGTGGTCGTGAGCGAGTCGGTGTCGATCTCCACCGTCACGCTGCTCTTCGTCGCGTCGTTCGCGACGAGGGCGACGTTGCCGCGGAACGAGGTGAACGCGCCGTCGTGCTTCGCGGTGACCTTCGAGCCCGTCCACTCGATCTTCGACGTGGCGGGCTCGATCGCGAGGCGCACCGCCTCCGCAGGGGCGGGCGCGCTCGCGGCCTGCTTCGCCTCGCTGGTCTCGGCCTTCGTTTTGTCCTGCGCCGGGTCCTTGCACGCGGCGAGCGCGAAGACGGCGAGGCCCAGGAGCGCGGCGTGTTTCGTCACTTCGCCCTCTGGAGCTCGACCTCGAGCTGGATCGAGATCTCGTCGCCGACGAGGATGCCGCCCGCCTCGAGCGCGGCGTTCCAGGTCATCCCGAACTCCGAGCGCTTCACCTTCGTCTTCGCGGAGGCGCCCATCCGGACCATGCCCCAGGGGTCGGCGTGCTCGCCAGTGAGGCCTTCGACCTTGAGGACGACCTCCTTCGTGACGCCGTGGATCGTGAGGTCGCCGGCGACGTCGAATTCTTCGCTGCTCTTCGGGGTGACCTTCTTCGAGCGGAAGGTGATGAGCGGGTACTTGGCGACGTCGAAGAAGTCGGCGCTCCGGAGGTGCTGATCGCGCTTTTCGTCGCGCGTGTTGATCGAGGCGACGTCGATGTCGACCGTGACGGAGGAGCGCTCCGGGTTCTTCCGGTCGAAGGTGACGCTGCCGCTCACCTTCTGGAACTCGCCGCGCACGGTCGATACCATCATGTGCCGGACGCCGAACGTCACGCTCGTATGCGAGCCGTCGAGCGTCCACTCGACCGCACCGGAGGGGGACTGCGTGGGCTGGGTAATGGCTTCGAGGGTCATCTTCGTTTCTCCTTTGGATACGTCCATGGATGCCACCGATGTACGGTCGCGTTTTCCGCGCTCTCGCGAACGCATCGTTGCGGAGGTGGAACGATGAGGCTCGCGCCGCTCCTCGCTGCCGCATCCATCCTCCTCGCGCGCGAGGCGGCCGCGGGGGAGACGCACCTGTTCCTCCCCGTCGGCGGGAGCGTCGGCTACTCGTTCAACCCGAAGGGCCTCCAGAACGGCGCCGTCCTCGGGGCGGAGGCGAGCCTCGCGTGGGTGAAGACGAATTCGCTCGTGTACGGCGGGCTCTACACCGATTTCGTCCACGACTTCGGCGCGGAGGGCTCGCGCATCAGCCTCGGCCCCGAATTCGGCTGGGCGTTCTTCGGCGTCGACGGCGCGAGGACGCCCTCTACCGCCGCGTCGTCGAGATCATCGAGGGGGCGCGCCGCCACGTCGCGCGCACCGTCGACACTGCGATGGTGCAGGCGTACTGGCTCGTCGGTTACGCGATCGTCGAGGTCGAACAGCAGGGGCGGCGACGCGCGGGGTACGGTGAGGGTTTGCTCGATCGGCTGTCGGCGCGCCTCACCAGGAAGCTCGGTACGGGCGGCCTTGGAGCTCGCACGCTCAGCCGCATCCGCCGCTTCTACCTCACGTACCCCGAGGGCTCGGCGTTGCCGCCGGAGCTTCGCGGCTCGGAGATTCGGACACAGGCTGTGTCCAAATCCAAGGCGACGACCAAGGCCCTCGCGATTCGGACACAGGCTGTGTCCAACTCCAGGTCGCCCGCGTTCGCGGCGAACCTGAGCTGGTCGCACTACCTCACGCTCCTCAAGGTTGACAACCCCACGGCGCGCGCGTTCTACGAGATCGAGGCGACACGCGAAGGCTGGTCCTACCCAGAACTTCAGCGGCAGATCGACTCGCTCCTCTTCGAGCGCCTCGCCCGTAGCCGCGACAAAGAGAGGGTTCGCGCGCTCGCGAGGGAAGGGCACATCGTCGAAAAGCCGAGCGATCTGCTCAAGCGCCCGTTCGTGGTCGAGTTCCTCGGTCTCGAAGAGCGCGCGCACTGGCAGG from Labilithrix sp. includes:
- a CDS encoding protein-L-isoaspartate(D-aspartate) O-methyltransferase codes for the protein MAVFFRDREADAAKARAYLVDEIVARVVQDARVLDVMREVPRHRFVPEHSVELAYADHPLSIGWDVTISQPSLVGMMSEALELTGTERVLEIGTGSGYQAAVLCKLAARVDSVEVIPELAQRARTILAEIGCHNVHVHDGDGWLGWPAGAPYDRAVVTAAPETLPRAIVDQLADGGFVIVPVGSQEQDQRLERWLKKDGMLTKQDLGAVRFVPMVHVA
- a CDS encoding LysR family transcriptional regulator, whose amino-acid sequence is MDLNHVTAFVRVVQDGSFTAAAKALGLPKSSVSRSVAQLEQDLGVRLLHRTTRKLHLTDAGTAFHDRVARALADIDEAQSAASDLQRELRGVVRITAPVDLGVWAVAGIAARFVKKHPTVHVEVRLGSRVVDLVAEGFDLAVRAGKLRDQSLIARRVGSLELGLYASAKYLARRGAPASLADLAQHDCVLLQTDSGPMTWKLVGPDGDEHAVEPRGSISADDISFMKKAVLAAGGIALLPLFLCAREEASGKLVRVLPDYRLGGSDLHVVYPSVRYVPQRVVAFRDYLVRELSALSRRCYEAEKADRALRSS
- a CDS encoding DUF1016 family protein, producing MRRWNDEARAAPRCRIHPPRARGGRGGDAPVPPRRRERRLLVQPEGPPERRRPRGGGEPRVGEDEFARVRRALHRFRPRLRRGGLAHQPRPRIRLGVLRRRRREDALYRRVVEIIEGARRHVARTVDTAMVQAYWLVGYAIVEVEQQGRRRAGYGEGLLDRLSARLTRKLGTGGLGARTLSRIRRFYLTYPEGSALPPELRGSEIRTQAVSKSKATTKALAIRTQAVSNSRSPAFAANLSWSHYLTLLKVDNPTARAFYEIEATREGWSYPELQRQIDSLLFERLARSRDKERVRALAREGHIVEKPSDLLKRPFVVEFLGLEERAHWQERDLEQAIIDRIEAFLLELGKGFCFVARQKRLTVDGDHFYVDLVFYNRLLRCFVLVDLKIGKLTHEDLGQMQMYVHYFDRYQRVGHEAKTIGIILCSAKNDAMAKITLPEDNKQILAARYQLYLPTEEELRAELERDREDAERALSLAALMETRHGER
- a CDS encoding crotonase/enoyl-CoA hydratase family protein gives rise to the protein MDRLTTMTYETTGPVARITLNRPERGNGITLEMPREMAACVERANLDPAVHVIALSGNGKGFCGGYDLVASAEKLGAGAELGAGMPPGSPLDPAVIAKNHDPSAVWDPVVDYQMMSRNVRGFMSLFHSDKPVVCKVHGFCVAGGTDMALCSDLLVIEDEAKIGYPPARVWGVPTTAVWAYRIGIEKTKRLLFTGDCLTGAQAVEWGLATECAPRDLLDERFETLVARVAKMPVNQLVMMKLLVNQTVATAGLHATQILGTMFDGVARHTQEGYAFQRRAAEAGFKQAVRERDEPYSSR
- a CDS encoding sigma-70 family RNA polymerase sigma factor, whose product is MARTSVLTAAQETEIGEKIAHAERSLYESLFAAPAGASALAALGDDMRAGRATARDLLLNPDEANLDLVKVEGELAGALEKARSVHAKERAEAAATVARLRIDSEVRLALVAGVRAAAEESAEDAEAVLAIERAETQLENARDRLLTGNLRLVVLFARKYLGRGVALLDLVQEGNIGLLRAAEKFDHRRGFRFSTYAAWWIKQSLQRALLDRTVRLPVHVADDRRRIAKLRSAFAAQHDREPTIEEIATATKLGRDRIENILTLPPQPSSLDIPVGEDGEARLVDLVPSNAPAPDQTAALNALGGEVGGLLARLEERERKILALRFGLDHAREHTLEEVGAMLHLTRERIRQIEQSALAKLRTMASARQLSSYLEE
- a CDS encoding NAD(P)H-dependent oxidoreductase is translated as MTTDSLRILGVSGSLRKASFNTALLRAAIAIAVEEKLPISFEIATIGDLPLYDEDVRAAGLPAPVQRFRDRIAAADAILFVSPEYNFSIPGVLKNAIDWASRPPSQPFADKPCAVMGASGGMSGTMRMQYHLRQVAVFLNMHMLTGSEVFVRNAKTVFNDDLTKLTDEPTRQAVAKLLGALVAWTKRLQAS
- a CDS encoding YceI family protein; protein product: MDVSKGETKMTLEAITQPTQSPSGAVEWTLDGSHTSVTFGVRHMMVSTVRGEFQKVSGSVTFDRKNPERSSVTVDIDVASINTRDEKRDQHLRSADFFDVAKYPLITFRSKKVTPKSSEEFDVAGDLTIHGVTKEVVLKVEGLTGEHADPWGMVRMGASAKTKVKRSEFGMTWNAALEAGGILVGDEISIQLEVELQRAK
- a CDS encoding YceI family protein; this encodes MTKHAALLGLAVFALAACKDPAQDKTKAETSEAKQAASAPAPAEAVRLAIEPATSKIEWTGSKVTAKHDGAFTSFRGNVALVANDATKSSVTVEIDTDSLTTTPEGLIKHLKSPDFFDVEKFPKASFASTSIAPGGDKGATHTVTGNLTFHGVTKSITFPAKIRTTASSADVDAEFAINRKDFGLVYAGKADDLIRDDVVIRLTIRSQPKS